The following is a genomic window from Caldicellulosiruptor danielii.
AAAGTCCAAGGCAGATTTTGTTTGAACAAATTGAAAGGTTATCAGGTTTGCCAGAACCTTTCTATGATCAAAAGCCATCTTATGACGAAAAAATCAAACAGGTGAAAATTGCACTGATAAAGGCTTTAAACTTTTTTGACAGTGACACCACCATCTTTGACAGGAACTTTTTTGATTATGTTGAAAAGGCAGTCAGAAAGCTTGAGTATTATTTGCATCATGGGAACCTCAAAAAAGATATAGCTCCAACCATAAACGAGATAAGAACAAGCTGCATTTTGGCAGCAAAGCTGGTTGTAGAAAATTTAAAGAAGGTATGTGAAGAAAATGAGAGCATTTTTACCCAAAAACAGAAAAAGGAGTTTTTGAAAGCAGTTGAGGAATATAATAAAGGCTGTGATTTTGAAAACAAAAAGAACAATGAGCAGGCTATTCATTTTTACAGAAATTCATGGGAACGTTTAAACGAGCTCAAAAAAGCAATTTTTCAGCTTCAGGACAAAGACAGTGACAGTTGTCCCGATTTTCTTGAAGAAAAATTTGGGCTTAAGACTAACAAGAAGGATACAGATGGAGATAACCTTTCGGACTTCTTTGAAGTTTTAAAGCTTTTCAATCTGACAGATGGTAAATCCATTGACACAGACAGAGATGGCATACCGGACAGTCAGGAAGATCCGGATGAAGACAAACTTGTAAATATTGAAGAGCAGAGATTTGGCACAGACCCTCTTTTGCCCGATACAGACGGTGACGGACTGGATGATTATTTTGAAATTTTTACTTTTAAAAGTTCACCGCTGAAAATTGATACTGACGAGGATGGTCTGCTGGACAAAAGTGAATATCTACTTGGCACAGACCCGAATACGCCTGATACAGATCAGGATGGTATTTTTGATGGACTTGAAGAGTATAAACAGGTGTTTACAGATAAAGAAACTGGCGCAAAGGTGGAAATTACAGCAGAGGGTGACATTTCAGAATTTGTTACAACAAGAAATCTCAGCAATGAAGAAATATTCCAGCATGTTTATGGTTTGGTTTCTGAACCTGTTGATTTTGAGGTATATGCGCCTTTTAAGGAAGCTACAGTATATATTCCAATTGACACAACAAAAGTTCCAAACGGTGATATACAGAATGTAAAAATGTTTTATTTTGATGAAAATTTGATGACTTTTGTTCCACTTGATGAACAGGGTGTAGATGTTGAAAAAAAGCTTGTATGGGCAAAGACAGACCATTTTACAACTTTTGTACTCTTCTATATACCGACATGGAAAGCAGTTTGGGAAGTTCCAATAAACAAAGGCGAAAGGGAAGTTAGCCATCAGACAAAGTATATAGACATAGTATTTGTGCTTGATTCATCTGGGAGCATGAGCTGGAATGACCCGAACGATTACAGAAAAACAGCCGCCAAGTCTTTTGTAGATGCACTTGTGCAGGGAGACAGGGCAGCTGTTGTAGATTTTGACAGTTATGGATACTTGTTACAACCGCTTACACATGATTTTGAAGCAGTCAAGAGTGCAATTGACAGGATTGACAGCAGCGGTGGTACAGACATAGCAGCAGGTATAAGGATTGCAAATCAGCAATTAATTTCACAGAGCTCTGACGACAGGATAAAGGTAATAATACTTTTAACAGACGGTGAAGGATACTATGACCAGAGCCTCACTGCTCAGGCAAAAGACAGCAATATAACTATCTACACAATAGGTTTGGGTACAAGCGTTGATGAAAATCTTTTACGTAATATAGCAGCGCAGACAGGCGGGATGTATTTTTCAGTATCTTCTGCTTCTCAACTCCCACAGGTATTCAGCAGAATAACAGAAATAGTAACAGAGCCAGTTGACACTGATGGAGATGGAATACCGGACAGTGTAGAGGTATCAGGTGCGCGAACAGGTTTTGGAACTTTGGTTTATTCAGACCCCAATAATCCAGACACAGATGGAGATGGGATAGAAGATGGTGAAGAAATAGGTGTACTTGTTAACGGGCCCAATGGTGAATATTACAAGTCATCCACAAACCCTGCTATTAAAGATAGCGATCAGGATGGGCTTTTTGACGCTGAAGAGGATGAATATGGAACAAAGCCATATAATAGAGACACAGATGGTGATGGGCTGTCCGATGGTATTGAAGTTAGCATGGGATACTCACCGCTTCACAAAAACTATGACGGCGATTCATATACAGACAAAGAAGAAGCTGAAAGAGGACTTGATCCGTACCTGTATGATAAAACATGGTTCGAACATATAAAAGATATTCTGGCAGGTGCAACATGCGGTGATGCAGGTGAGATACTTGTAAAGTATGGTATACTGGCAGAAAGAACTTTGAAATCTCTTGGCTATTTGATAGGACAAATTGCTTCGGGATTTATTCCATTTTCCGACATAAGAGATGCTGTTGCAAGCCTTGTAAAACTTGACTTTGCAGGGGTATTTACTAACCTGCTTGGGTTTGTGCCGGGTGCTGGTGATATTGCTGATGCTGCAAGAGGATTTTTAAAGTTTATAGGGCTTGGAGATGAGTGTATCAGAATTGCGGCAAGGCTTATATATGAAAAGTTTGATGCATGGAAGAGTATGTTTACATCTTCTGTATTCCTGCCTGTTTTTGCGTTACTTTCAAAGGGAGAAGGCAATCTTAAAGCATTGGAAGATGCTGTAGGAGATAGAGAAAAACTTTTGAAAACTGTACCAGAACTTGCACAGCATAATTGTATTGATGAGGTAGCAGAGTGCCTTAATAATGCAAAAGACAAGATAATATTAAAAGAGATTGAAAAAATACAAAATATTGAAGATATAGAAACAAGAGTAAATAAATACATGATAAAAAATAATCTAAAAAGTGAAGTGATAAAAGCAGAAAGGTTTGCAGTTGAAGCTGCAGTTGATTACTTTACATCTCTTGGCTATATATGCGTATACAAAGCACCCCATGGAGTAAAGGGACCTGACTTAGTTTTCAGAAAAGGTGATGATTATTTAATAGTAGAGGCAAAAGGAGCAGTAGATACTACTAAAAATCCGACAGTAGGAAGTGGAAGGCTGTTTAATTATGTGAAAGACGAAGAAACAGGGGTGAAAGAAAAATTTGCCCAGCTTTCATGGGAATGGCTGAGTACAAATCCAAAAAGGTATCTGGGTGTTATGAAAAGAGAAATGGACCCTGTGGAATTTGAGAAATTCAAGGAATTTTTGCGAAATGAAGGGCAGTATGAGGCAGCTGTTGTGTATGCGGCAAAGAATGAGAAGATAAAATGGGATGGGGGAATTGCAAAATACCTGAAAGAAGCTGTTGCAGACAATGAGCATATCAAAAGCATGACAATGATCAAGATGACATTTTAAAATCAACCTGAGAGATGGTTTTTTATAAGGAGCAGGTTTTAATATCCAAGCCAAAGGGGGGAAGTTTGCTTATGTGGTGGGAGATAAAGCTCAACAGTAAAAGACTAAAAAAGATGATTGAAGAGGAGCTGGATTTTTATCAAAGAGGCTATAGAGATATATCTACATTGATAGCGCTTGGGAGAGCATATATGTATCTGGGGGAGTATGAAGAGGGCAGGAAATATATGTTAAAGTGCATAGAGAAATCGTGGGAAATTGTAGAAAAAGCAAGAGTTAAATACGGATATGAGAGTGCGTCAGTAGCCCTAAATATAGCAAGGACAGCCAAATATAGGAGATGGATAGGTGAGTTAGAGCAGATGAAGGAAGAGTTTGCAGAGGCGAGCAGGATATTCAGCAGGGTGTATGAGAAGAAGAGAGAAGAAGGTAGTGTACTGGCATTGCGACCATGGGGTCATCCTGATTTTTATGTATTATGGGCAACAGCCGAGTATTATACAGGAAATCTGCAGAAAGCTGTTGAGATAAAAAGATTAATGGAGGGTAGAAGAGGAGTAATTCCGGGTGGTTTTGCGGAATGCATTCTCAAGGGAGACCCGGAGGGGATAAAAAAGATAATCAGTAACATTATCAGTGTTATAAAAGAAGAAAAGATGCCGCCTGATGAGGATGAACTTGTGGATGATCCCTGGCACTGGTATGAGGAGGGCAAAAAGATACTGGGGCTTCCGAGCATATTTGATGTGTATGATAAAACTCCCCCCATATTCAATTACTCTGAGTTTGAGAATGGCTGAGTACAAATTAGAATCAACCTGAGAGATGGTTTTTTATAGGGAGCAGGTTTTAATATCCAGGCCAAAAGGGGGGAAGTTTGCTTATGTGGTGGGAGATAAAGCTCAACAGTAAAAGGCTTAAAAAGATGATTGAAGAGGAGCTGGATTTTTATCAAAGAGGCTATAGAGATATATCTACATTGATAGCGCTTGGGAGAGCATATATGTATCTGGGGGAGTATGAAGAGGGCAGGAAATATATGTTAAAGTGCATAGAGAAATCGTGGGAAATTGTAGAAGAAGCAAGAGTTAAATACGGATATGAGAGTGCGTCAGTAGCCCTAAATATAGCAAGGACAGCCAAATATAGGAGATGGATAGGTGAGTTAGAGCAGATGAAGGAAGAGTTTGCGAGACTTGTCAAGAATTTTGTGTATCCAATTCATAGCGTAAATTGAAAAGCTGTAAGATTTCGTAAGTATGGTGTTTAATAAGAGGTACCCCATTTTTCCATTTACCTCGCTTAAAGTTCTCTCTTTGAAGATAAATATTAATTTCAAGAATTTCTGTTGATTGAAAATATCCGCCCGATTTTATTCTTATTTTTTCAATTATGCTATTTATGCTTTCTACTGCATTAGTAGTATAAATATGCTTTCTAATTTCCTCAGGATATTTTATATGAGCAAAGTAATATTCAGCTTTATCTAAAAGTCCTTTTAAAAAGCGAGGATATTTAGGAAGGTATTCATTGCAAAGTTGGTTAAAAGCAGAAACAGCTTCATCAATATCAGAAGAAGATAATCTTACTCTCTCTAATTCTTTATTGAATTTTGAGCTATCTTCTTTTGTCATATGTCGTTTTACGTTACGTTGTAGGTGGACAAAACATAATTGATGGTCGGCATAAGGATAAGCGATTTTAACTGCATCTATGATACCAGGGAAGTCATCGCTTACAATTATTAAAACTTTTTTTAGTCCCCTTGTGATTAAATCTTCGAAAACTTTCATCCAATCAGCTTTATTTTCTTTGCCAAAGAAGGTGTAAATGCCAAAGATATCTTTTTTGCCTTCTAAATCGATGCCCAGAACAACATAGCATGTAGCCTGTTTGACTTTTGAGTTGTCCCTGATTTCACAATGGTAGCCATCAATTATGAGAGCAAATGCATTTTCAGGTAGTTCTCTTTGTTTGAAAAGCTGGAGTTCGTTTTTAAGGTCATTTTTGATTTTAGTTATTTCCTCTTCTGAGTAAGGTAAGTTAAGGCTTTTAAGGGTTTGGATTAGCAAACTTTCAGAGTAACCATTAGCAACCAAAGACATGAGTAAATCGGTGTAAGATGAATCAACTCTTTTATATGGCTCAGGCAAGACAGATGGGCGAAAATTACTGGTTCTTGTTCGTGGTACTGAAAGTTCGAGGTTACCTACTGGGGTGGAAAGCATGCGATCATAAAAGCCATTACCTTTATCATTCTGGTTTTTATCAAGGTAGATTTTTCGTTCTGATAACATAATGCAGTTTAACAAATGTTCTAATAGTTGCTTAAGAGCTGGGCGATTAGGGTCGTCTTGAGAGCAATACGTATTTAATACTTGCTCAATCGCCATGTTTTTAACTGTTTCAAAAATGATATCTTTTTCCATTGTAATCGACCCCCTTTAATTTTTAATTATATAGTAGACACAATTTTATTTTAACTCCCAATATAGCAAGGATAGCCAAGCATATGAGATGGATAGGTGAGTTAGAGCAGATGAAGGAAGAGTTTGCAGAGGCGAGCAGGATATTCAGCAGGGTGTATGAGAAGAAGAGAGAAGAAGGTAGTGTACTGGCATTGCGACCATGGGGTCATCCTGATTTTTATGTATTATGGGCAACAGCCGAGTATTATACAGGGAATCTGCAGAAAGCTGTTGAGATAAAAAGATTAATGGAGGGTAGAAGAGGAGTAATTCCGGGTGGTTTTGCGGAATGCATTCTCAAGAAAGACCCGGAGGGGATAAAAAAGATAAT
Proteins encoded in this region:
- a CDS encoding VWA domain-containing protein, which codes for MKKNLKKLLTMIILCAFTMNILIPYFVKAESLPANTSAYTGASPQDTSLIKSPRQILFEQIERLSGLPEPFYDQKPSYDEKIKQVKIALIKALNFFDSDTTIFDRNFFDYVEKAVRKLEYYLHHGNLKKDIAPTINEIRTSCILAAKLVVENLKKVCEENESIFTQKQKKEFLKAVEEYNKGCDFENKKNNEQAIHFYRNSWERLNELKKAIFQLQDKDSDSCPDFLEEKFGLKTNKKDTDGDNLSDFFEVLKLFNLTDGKSIDTDRDGIPDSQEDPDEDKLVNIEEQRFGTDPLLPDTDGDGLDDYFEIFTFKSSPLKIDTDEDGLLDKSEYLLGTDPNTPDTDQDGIFDGLEEYKQVFTDKETGAKVEITAEGDISEFVTTRNLSNEEIFQHVYGLVSEPVDFEVYAPFKEATVYIPIDTTKVPNGDIQNVKMFYFDENLMTFVPLDEQGVDVEKKLVWAKTDHFTTFVLFYIPTWKAVWEVPINKGEREVSHQTKYIDIVFVLDSSGSMSWNDPNDYRKTAAKSFVDALVQGDRAAVVDFDSYGYLLQPLTHDFEAVKSAIDRIDSSGGTDIAAGIRIANQQLISQSSDDRIKVIILLTDGEGYYDQSLTAQAKDSNITIYTIGLGTSVDENLLRNIAAQTGGMYFSVSSASQLPQVFSRITEIVTEPVDTDGDGIPDSVEVSGARTGFGTLVYSDPNNPDTDGDGIEDGEEIGVLVNGPNGEYYKSSTNPAIKDSDQDGLFDAEEDEYGTKPYNRDTDGDGLSDGIEVSMGYSPLHKNYDGDSYTDKEEAERGLDPYLYDKTWFEHIKDILAGATCGDAGEILVKYGILAERTLKSLGYLIGQIASGFIPFSDIRDAVASLVKLDFAGVFTNLLGFVPGAGDIADAARGFLKFIGLGDECIRIAARLIYEKFDAWKSMFTSSVFLPVFALLSKGEGNLKALEDAVGDREKLLKTVPELAQHNCIDEVAECLNNAKDKIILKEIEKIQNIEDIETRVNKYMIKNNLKSEVIKAERFAVEAAVDYFTSLGYICVYKAPHGVKGPDLVFRKGDDYLIVEAKGAVDTTKNPTVGSGRLFNYVKDEETGVKEKFAQLSWEWLSTNPKRYLGVMKREMDPVEFEKFKEFLRNEGQYEAAVVYAAKNEKIKWDGGIAKYLKEAVADNEHIKSMTMIKMTF
- a CDS encoding IS256 family transposase; protein product: MEKDIIFETVKNMAIEQVLNTYCSQDDPNRPALKQLLEHLLNCIMLSERKIYLDKNQNDKGNGFYDRMLSTPVGNLELSVPRTRTSNFRPSVLPEPYKRVDSSYTDLLMSLVANGYSESLLIQTLKSLNLPYSEEEITKIKNDLKNELQLFKQRELPENAFALIIDGYHCEIRDNSKVKQATCYVVLGIDLEGKKDIFGIYTFFGKENKADWMKVFEDLITRGLKKVLIIVSDDFPGIIDAVKIAYPYADHQLCFVHLQRNVKRHMTKEDSSKFNKELERVRLSSSDIDEAVSAFNQLCNEYLPKYPRFLKGLLDKAEYYFAHIKYPEEIRKHIYTTNAVESINSIIEKIRIKSGGYFQSTEILEINIYLQRENFKRGKWKNGVPLIKHHTYEILQLFNLRYELDTQNS